The DNA window CCAAACTCTGCAGGGATACCCTCCGCACCTGGTGTTTTGATGTGGAACTGTCCGAACGCCAACGTGAGGTCCGCCTGGTCGTCACCACCGCCGGAGATGGCAATACAGGTGATTTTGCAAATTGGGTAAACGCCGGATTCAGCAAATGATCGTGCAAAAATGTTCCGGTTAAAAGCCGGTTCAACAAGCGCTGCTCTCCAATGGGAAAGTCGCAAAAGAGCGCAAAGTTCACAAAAAACCAAAACAGCGACTGTATATGCTTTGTTTTCTTTGTGCTCTCTCGTGGCAAGTAATCTCAATGTTTAGCCGCCGCATCTATGAAAATGTAAACCAAATTCACTAAGTATTCTGGTTGGCGGTGAACTCCGCTCCGATGTAGGGAGGGAAATCAATGTTGATTACCCATTGATATGTCGGTGTTGGATCTAAAGGAGAATAAAATGGACAGAAAAACAAAAGGAGTGGTTAAAGGAGCGCCGAGTGGCTTGGTCATTAGCCTGGCGGTTCATGCCGGTGCATTCCTGTTAGCAGGGATACTGGTGGTTTTCACGGTGCATCAGAAGGAAGAGAAAAAATTTGTCCCGCCCAAGCCGCTCGACCGCCCGAAGATGAAGCTCAAGAAGCCGAAGGTAAAGGTTAAGAAGAGCGCCAAGCCGAAACCAACGACGCGGATTGTCACCAAGGTCAAACGAGCCAAGATGCCCGATATCCAGTTGCCGGAAATGAGCGGCATGGCCGACGGCTTGGCAGGAGGGATTGGCAACTTTGAAATTATGCCGGATTTGGGCGAGCTAACATTGCTTGGCAGCAAATCGAGTATTGGCAACGATCTTGAAGGGACGTTCTATGATGTTAAGCGCGATCGTAGGGGACGACCTATTCCGGTAGATACGGGCGGGGACGAATGGCGACAGCTGATCCGTAAGTTTTTCCTGAGTGGATGGAAAACCTCTACATTTTCCCGTTATTACCGAGCTCCGCAAAAACTGTATGCCACAACGCTGGTTGTGCCTGTAACGCTTTCCGGCATTGCGCCCGAA is part of the Pontiella agarivorans genome and encodes:
- a CDS encoding NPCBM/NEW2 domain-containing protein — its product is MELSERQREVRLVVTTAGDGNTGDFANWVNAGFSK